One segment of Chelonia mydas isolate rCheMyd1 chromosome 13, rCheMyd1.pri.v2, whole genome shotgun sequence DNA contains the following:
- the CPNE6 gene encoding copine-6: MSEVDKSQPVALGASRVELRVSCWNLLDRDTLTNPNPCVVLKQLSEGEWSEVGRSEIMHCSLNPVFSHVFPLDYFFEEMQTLCFEVYDAGAKGAEDAEFQDDAFLGEAECSLGQIVSQTKVTKPLLLKTGKTAGKSTITIEAEEVTSTNDFVQLEFRAQKLDNKDLFSKSDPFLEIYKVNSNHTEQLVMRTEVINNNLSPSWEPFRLSLHSLCSCDPDKTIRCVVYDYNSSGKHDYIGEFTTTFREMQEVSSGKEMEFECINPKYQEKKKHYTNSGTVLLTQCKVEKVHTFLDYIMGGLQIYFTVAIDFTASNGDPRSEHSLHFINPKEPNEYLKALSAVGEICQDYDSDKKFPAFGFGARIPPNYEVSHDFAINFDPDNPECERISGVIEAYKRCLPQIQLYGPTNLAPIINRVLAPASEEEGSGPPMRYRVLLVLTDGVLSDMPATREAVIRASRLPVSIIIVGVGNTDFSDMRALDEEDGTQESEGERAARDIVQFVPFREFKKAPPAALAKCVLAEVPNQVVEFYGSRGIVPGPRTPRPQ; encoded by the exons ATGTCGGAGGTGGACAAGTCCCAGCCAGTGGCCCTGGGGGCCTCGCGGGTTGAGCTCCGGGTCTCATGCTGGAACCTCCTGGACCGGGACACCCTGACCAACCCGAACCCCTGCGTCGTGCTGAAGCAGCTCAGCGAGGGGGAGTGGAGCGAG gtgggGCGCTCTGAGATCATGCACTGCAGCCTGAACCCCGTCTTCTCCCACGTCTTCCCACTGGACTACTTCTTCGAGGAGATGCAGACGCTGTGCTTCGAAGTCTACGACGCCGGCGCCAAGGGCGCTGAGGATGCGGAGTTCCAGGATGATGCTTTCCTGGGGGAGGCCGAGTGCTCCCTGGGCCAG ATCGTGTCCCAGACCAAGGTCACCAAGCCGCTGCTACTCAAGACTGGGAAGACTGCGGGAAAATCCACCATCACG ATTGAAGCAGAAGAAGTCACTAGTACCAACGACTTTGTGCAGCTTGAGTTCCGGGCTCAGAAGCTGGACAACAAG GATCTCTTCAGCAAGTCTGACCCTTTCCTGGAAATCTACAAGGTGAACAGTAACCACACGGAGCAGCTGGTGATGAGGACggag gtgATAAATAACAACCTCAGCCCCAGCTGGGAACCCTTCCGCCTCTCCCTCCACTCGCTGTGCAGCTGCGACCCAGACAAGACCATACGG TGTGTCGTTTACGACTATAACTCCAGTGGGAAACACGATTACATCGGTGAATTCACGACAACCTTCCGTGAAATGCAGGAGGTTTCCTCAGGGAAAGAG ATGGAGTTTGAGTGCATCAACCCGAAGTACCAGGAGAAGAAGAAACACTACACTAACTCCGGCACGGTGCTTCTGACCCAGTGCAAG GTGGAGAAGGTTCACACGTTCCTGGATTACATCATGGGCGGACTGCAGATCTACTTCACG GTGGCGATTGACTTCACGGCTTCCAACGGCGACCCGCGCAGCGAACACTCCCTGCATTTCATCAACCCCAAGGAACCCAACGAATACCTCAAAGCGCTGTCAGCCGTGGGTGAGATCTGCCAGGACTATGACAG cgACAAGAAGTTTCCAGCCTTTGGATTTGGGGCACGGATCCCCCCAAACTATGAG GTCTCCCATGATTTTGCCATCAACTTCGACCCAGACAACCCAGAGTGTGAAC GGATCTCGGGGGTGATCGAGGCCTACAAGCGGTGCCTGCCCCAGATCCAGCTCTACGGCCCCACCAACCTGGCCCCCATCATCAACCGGGTGCTGGCCCCCGCCAGCGAGGAAGAGGGCAGCGGGCCTCCCatg cgcTACCGGGTGCTCCTGGTGCTGACGGACGGGGTGCTGAGCGACATGCCGGCCACGCGGGAAGCCGTCATCCGAGCCTCGCGCCTGCCCGTCTCCATCAtcattgtgggggtggggaacaccGACTTCTCCGACATGCGGGCGCTGGACGAGGAGGACGGGACCCAGGAGTCCGAGGGGGAGCGGGCCGCCCGCGACATCGTCCAGTTTGTGCCCTTCCGCGAGTTCAAGAAG GCCCCCCCGGCGGCGCTGGCCAAGTGCGTGCTGGCCGAGGTCCCCAACCAGGTGGTGGAGTTTTATGGCAGCCGCGGCATCGTCCCCGGCCCCCGAACTCCTCGGCCGCAGTGA